In one Flavobacteriales bacterium genomic region, the following are encoded:
- a CDS encoding IS3 family transposase — translation MAHWLVTQCKRSVRRACKLLGLSQSVYRYEPISKDDIEVIEHMNHWVTKKPTWGFWKVYKRVRKDGRIVNHKRLYRLYIVAGLNLRRPTKRRVPERVKEPLCLPIGPNITWSMDFMADRLLNGNKLRTFNVIDDFGREALNITIDTSIRAQYVTRELDKLIEWRGKPERLRVDNGPEFIAQEMELWAERNGIELTFIEKGRPMQNGLIERFNRTYREEVLDAYLFESLEQLRQLTIEFIWSYNNERPHDALMDHTPREFLLKCGQLPAHYTGSRADFPTFQQDDHTDITESVIFRNSRA, via the coding sequence ATGGCACACTGGCTTGTGACGCAGTGCAAGCGGAGTGTTCGGCGAGCCTGTAAGCTGCTGGGATTGAGCCAAAGCGTGTATCGCTACGAGCCCATTTCCAAGGACGACATCGAGGTGATCGAGCACATGAACCACTGGGTGACCAAGAAGCCGACCTGGGGTTTTTGGAAGGTGTACAAGCGTGTGCGAAAGGACGGACGTATCGTGAATCACAAGCGCCTTTACCGGCTGTACATCGTGGCCGGCCTGAACCTGCGCCGCCCCACCAAGAGGCGCGTGCCCGAACGCGTGAAGGAACCGTTGTGCCTGCCGATCGGCCCGAACATCACCTGGAGCATGGACTTCATGGCGGACCGGCTCCTGAACGGCAACAAGCTGCGCACCTTCAACGTGATCGACGACTTCGGTCGCGAGGCGCTGAACATCACCATCGACACCTCGATCCGTGCCCAGTACGTGACCCGCGAACTGGACAAGCTGATCGAGTGGCGCGGCAAGCCTGAACGCCTGCGCGTGGATAACGGCCCGGAGTTCATCGCCCAGGAGATGGAGCTCTGGGCCGAGCGCAACGGAATAGAGCTGACATTCATCGAGAAGGGGCGCCCCATGCAGAACGGCTTGATCGAGCGCTTCAACCGCACCTACCGCGAGGAAGTGCTTGATGCCTACCTCTTCGAGAGCCTTGAGCAGTTGAGGCAGCTTACCATCGAGTTCATCTGGAGCTACAACAACGAACGCCCCCACGATGCGCTCATGGATCATACCCCGCGCGAGTTCCTGTTGAAATGTGGACAACTCCCTGCCCACTACACAGGCTCACGCGCGGACTTCCCCACATTCCAACAGGACGATCACACCGACATCACAGAAAGTGTGATCTTTAGGAACTCGCGCGCCTGA
- a CDS encoding S41 family peptidase, which yields MPGALIRFGARALLSLTLTRVQGQPGPFSRMPTWSPEEAREDLDAVVKALKAHHPALYRYCTPEQFERCADSLRRSLDRPCTEFELLNRLAAFYPLLGDGHTLFLPTEEWAQEAPARYFPLPIAVTDSALYLRCSAGLEDSTLAGARVQAINGVPATAILDTLITRQVRDGLHTSYAIWVLDQWFRSYYRFSYGEPEQFTVQVEKAGERQEFILRARSSDELPEPCAPPSDGRLKLTLLANKAAVLRIPSFAKDDLRPAEIDAAFDTLRTHGVQHLVLDLRGDQGGEPRSAKRLLAHLLDRPFRLVRKGPHHGMVRPLKNHYTGALCTLMDGGSFSVTAMVLAQLEAHQRGPLIGSESGGCRTVISGCGRTVVLPNTRITCTISRKDWWLVDAPVDGRGVQPIHPVATEVTMPWRRDAALEKALELLGVR from the coding sequence ATGCCCGGCGCGCTGATCCGCTTCGGCGCACGAGCGCTCCTCTCCCTTACGCTCACTCGCGTCCAAGGGCAGCCTGGCCCCTTCAGCCGGATGCCAACGTGGAGCCCTGAAGAAGCACGCGAGGACCTGGACGCGGTCGTGAAGGCGCTGAAGGCCCATCACCCCGCCCTTTACCGCTATTGCACGCCTGAGCAGTTCGAGCGGTGCGCGGACAGCCTTCGACGCAGCCTTGACAGGCCATGCACCGAGTTCGAGCTCCTGAACCGCCTCGCCGCATTCTATCCCCTGCTGGGTGACGGGCATACCCTCTTCCTGCCGACGGAGGAATGGGCGCAGGAAGCACCGGCCCGCTACTTCCCGCTGCCTATCGCAGTCACCGATTCGGCCCTGTATCTCCGTTGCAGCGCAGGCCTTGAAGACTCCACGCTGGCGGGTGCGCGCGTGCAGGCCATCAACGGCGTGCCTGCAACCGCCATCCTCGATACGCTGATCACGCGGCAGGTGCGCGATGGTCTGCACACCAGCTACGCCATCTGGGTGCTGGACCAATGGTTCAGGAGCTATTACCGCTTTTCCTATGGCGAGCCAGAACAGTTCACCGTGCAGGTGGAGAAGGCCGGGGAAAGACAGGAGTTCATCCTTCGCGCGCGATCCTCCGACGAGCTACCGGAACCCTGTGCCCCGCCTTCGGATGGCCGTTTGAAGCTTACGCTGCTTGCCAACAAGGCAGCCGTGTTGCGCATTCCGAGCTTTGCCAAGGACGACCTCAGGCCTGCCGAGATCGACGCCGCGTTCGACACGCTGCGGACCCACGGTGTGCAGCACCTGGTGCTCGACCTGCGCGGGGATCAAGGCGGGGAGCCACGTTCGGCCAAACGCCTGCTGGCCCATTTGCTCGATCGGCCCTTCCGGCTTGTGCGCAAGGGGCCGCATCATGGAATGGTCCGGCCATTGAAGAACCACTACACCGGTGCGCTGTGCACCTTGATGGACGGCGGAAGCTTCTCCGTGACCGCGATGGTGCTTGCGCAGCTGGAAGCGCATCAGCGCGGACCGTTGATCGGCAGCGAGAGCGGTGGCTGCCGCACGGTGATCAGCGGGTGTGGCCGCACTGTGGTGCTGCCGAACACCCGGATAACCTGCACCATTTCTCGCAAGGACTGGTGGCTGGTGGACGCACCAGTGGACGGTCGGGGCGTGCAGCCCATCCACCCGGTGGCAACGGAGGTGACCATGCCTTGGCGCAGGGATGCGGCTTTGGAGAAGGCCCTCGAATTGCTCGGGGTGCGTTGA
- a CDS encoding O-methyltransferase: MQFIDPALEAYCEAHSGEEPAHLKALREETHASIYMPQMCSGHLQGRFLSMLSHLVRPKVIVEIGTYTGYSALCLAEGLAPGGMLHTIDIDPHLPPLVARHIKAAGFEDRITTHQQPAMEVIPTLPTPFDLVFIDADKPAYPAYFEAVVDRMRPGGLIMADNVLWSGKVLKAAEEQDHQTAALVRYAELVTNDPRVEKVMVPLRDGLLLARRL, encoded by the coding sequence ATGCAGTTCATTGATCCGGCTCTGGAGGCTTATTGCGAAGCGCACAGCGGTGAGGAGCCTGCGCACCTGAAGGCCTTGCGCGAGGAGACCCACGCCAGCATCTACATGCCGCAGATGTGCAGCGGCCACCTGCAGGGCCGCTTCCTGTCGATGCTGAGCCACTTGGTGCGTCCGAAGGTGATCGTGGAGATCGGCACCTACACGGGCTACAGCGCCCTGTGCCTGGCCGAGGGCCTCGCGCCGGGCGGCATGCTGCACACCATCGACATCGACCCGCATCTGCCGCCCTTGGTGGCCCGGCATATCAAGGCCGCAGGGTTCGAGGACCGCATCACCACGCATCAGCAGCCGGCAATGGAGGTGATCCCGACCTTGCCCACACCTTTCGATCTTGTCTTCATCGATGCGGACAAGCCTGCCTATCCGGCGTACTTCGAGGCTGTGGTCGATCGCATGCGCCCCGGTGGATTGATCATGGCGGACAATGTCCTCTGGAGCGGAAAGGTGCTGAAGGCCGCGGAGGAGCAGGACCACCAGACCGCGGCGCTCGTGCGCTATGCCGAACTGGTGACGAACGACCCGCGTGTGGAGAAGGTGATGGTGCCGCTGCGCGACGGGTTGCTGCTGGCCCGACGGCTCTGA
- a CDS encoding IS3 family transposase (programmed frameshift) codes for MRKSKFTEHQVIAILKRHEAGSKVADLCREHGISNATFYQWKAKYGGMEPNQVKQLRDLQEELSRLKRMYTELSMVHDALKQVVEKKWGAPDEKREIVQAMIQEHSISERQACGSVGLARSTAQYCKTPADDTPIIQVLEQLTQKHPAIGVWQSHHRMRLMGHLWNFKRVYRVYTGLGLNIRRRAKKRLPARVKQALFRPAGPDQVYSIDFMHDSLWDGRTYRLLNVIDDYNREVLAIEVDTSLPALRVIRVLERIKAVRPLPKMIRVDNGPEFISAKLDHWCREHGITLTYIQPGKPTQNAYIERLNGSIRRELLSAYVFRTLDEVREKADEWMTDYNHHRPHKALGYRPPAPIRS; via the exons ATGAGAAAGAGCAAGTTCACCGAGCATCAGGTCATCGCCATCCTCAAGCGTCACGAGGCTGGCTCGAAGGTGGCCGACCTGTGCCGCGAGCACGGGATCAGCAACGCCACGTTCTACCAATGGAAGGCCAAGTATGGCGGCATGGAGCCCAACCAGGTCAAGCAGCTGCGTGACCTGCAGGAGGAGCTCAGCCGCCTGAAGCGCATGTACACCGAGCTGAGCATGGTGCATGATGCCTTGAAGCAGGTGGTGGAAAAGAAGTGGGG GGCGCCTGACGAGAAGCGCGAGATCGTTCAGGCGATGATACAGGAGCACAGCATCTCCGAGCGCCAAGCCTGCGGCAGCGTGGGCTTGGCGCGCAGCACCGCGCAGTACTGCAAGACCCCAGCGGATGACACGCCCATTATCCAGGTCTTGGAACAGCTCACCCAGAAGCACCCGGCCATCGGGGTGTGGCAAAGCCATCATCGGATGCGCTTGATGGGTCACCTGTGGAACTTCAAGCGGGTGTATCGGGTCTACACCGGTCTGGGCCTCAACATTCGTCGCAGGGCCAAGAAACGGCTGCCTGCACGGGTGAAGCAGGCGCTGTTCCGTCCTGCTGGTCCGGACCAGGTCTACAGCATCGACTTCATGCATGACAGCCTCTGGGACGGCCGGACCTACCGCTTGCTAAATGTGATCGACGACTACAACAGGGAGGTGCTCGCGATCGAGGTGGACACCTCACTGCCCGCACTGCGCGTGATACGCGTGCTGGAACGCATCAAAGCAGTGCGTCCGCTGCCCAAGATGATCCGCGTGGACAACGGCCCGGAGTTCATCAGCGCCAAGCTCGACCACTGGTGCCGCGAACACGGCATTACCTTGACCTACATCCAGCCAGGCAAGCCCACCCAGAACGCCTACATCGAACGCCTCAACGGCAGCATCCGTCGTGAACTGCTCAGCGCCTACGTGTTCCGTACCTTGGACGAGGTGCGCGAGAAGGCCGATGAGTGGATGACCGATTACAACCATCACCGCCCACACAAGGCGCTTGGCTACCGGCCGCCAGCGCCCATCCGATCCTAA
- a CDS encoding S41 family peptidase, giving the protein MLATGASAQPCDCPSAFNWMVSTFEGNDAGFQLVVDRKGMPEYTKHTEAMRSRAEQSGDLLACTEVLNEWLHWFRKGHIGIGPTEQGQAAVPPSAGSAAQPTAMPVARSVKLSEADLVKRLQKAGSARHPLEGVWTMGPYRVGIVRQAKDASRFDAVILASENRNWRPGEVKAELQQQANGRFTGTFYMGDHSPEPVEASLLGGSGSMLQMRGVWMRQLPEPAFSQAERIHLRAMDAEQPFLERLGERTLYLRIPSFAFEQKPLIDSVLNANDALIRGTENLIIDIRYGTGGSDASYSGLIPYLYTGPMRSVGVKLRSTELNAAGYEAYADMFGRDTENGRWCMDVSTRMRAAPGTWLELNEQPWSVDSAHTVLPLPQRVGIICNEGNGSTDEQFLLEARTSAKVKLFGWPTKGVLDVSNMRRVTSPDGCYELGYSMSMSHRLPRMPVDVMGIQPDHYLDEGIPAMEWVGYVQRVLEGR; this is encoded by the coding sequence ATGCTGGCCACAGGCGCCTCCGCGCAGCCCTGCGATTGCCCTTCCGCATTCAACTGGATGGTGAGCACCTTCGAGGGGAACGACGCTGGATTCCAGCTGGTGGTGGATCGCAAGGGCATGCCGGAGTACACCAAGCACACCGAAGCCATGCGCAGCCGTGCGGAGCAGAGCGGCGATCTGCTGGCATGCACGGAGGTGTTGAACGAGTGGCTGCATTGGTTCCGCAAGGGGCACATCGGGATCGGGCCAACGGAGCAGGGGCAGGCTGCAGTACCACCGTCGGCAGGATCCGCGGCGCAGCCGACGGCCATGCCCGTAGCGCGTTCGGTGAAGCTCTCCGAAGCGGATCTGGTGAAGCGCTTGCAGAAGGCGGGCAGCGCGCGCCATCCCTTGGAGGGCGTGTGGACGATGGGCCCTTACCGCGTGGGCATCGTGCGCCAGGCGAAGGACGCTTCGCGCTTCGATGCGGTGATCCTGGCCTCGGAGAACAGGAATTGGAGGCCCGGCGAGGTGAAGGCGGAACTGCAGCAGCAAGCCAATGGCCGATTCACCGGCACCTTCTACATGGGCGATCACTCGCCGGAGCCGGTGGAGGCCTCCCTGCTGGGTGGCAGCGGGAGCATGCTGCAGATGCGTGGCGTGTGGATGCGCCAGCTGCCCGAACCGGCGTTTTCGCAGGCGGAACGTATCCACCTGCGGGCCATGGATGCCGAGCAGCCTTTCCTGGAGCGCCTTGGTGAGCGCACGCTCTACCTGCGCATCCCCTCCTTCGCCTTCGAGCAGAAGCCGCTGATCGACAGCGTGCTCAACGCGAATGATGCGCTTATCCGGGGCACCGAGAACCTGATCATCGACATCCGCTACGGCACCGGTGGCAGCGATGCGAGCTACAGCGGACTGATCCCCTACCTCTACACAGGGCCGATGCGATCAGTAGGCGTGAAGCTGCGTTCCACCGAGCTGAACGCGGCGGGCTACGAGGCCTATGCTGACATGTTCGGTCGTGACACGGAGAACGGGCGCTGGTGCATGGACGTGTCCACGCGCATGCGCGCTGCCCCAGGTACCTGGTTGGAGCTGAACGAGCAGCCTTGGTCCGTGGACAGCGCGCATACGGTGCTCCCGCTCCCGCAGCGCGTCGGCATCATCTGCAACGAGGGCAACGGCAGCACCGACGAGCAGTTCCTGCTGGAAGCGCGCACCAGCGCGAAGGTGAAGCTCTTCGGGTGGCCCACCAAGGGCGTGCTGGACGTGTCGAACATGCGGCGCGTGACATCGCCCGATGGCTGTTACGAACTCGGCTATTCCATGAGCATGAGCCACCGCCTCCCCCGCATGCCGGTGGACGTGATGGGCATACAGCCCGACCACTATCTGGATGAAGGGATCCCGGCCATGGAGTGGGTGGGCTATGTGCAGCGGGTGCTGGAGGGGCGGTGA
- a CDS encoding transposase — translation MRKSKWTEAQIVAMLREHEQGRKVADVCREHGVSQPTFYQWKAKYGGMCKLPRSSAIHCWR, via the coding sequence ATGAGAAAGAGCAAGTGGACGGAAGCGCAGATCGTTGCGATGCTGCGCGAGCATGAGCAGGGCCGCAAGGTGGCGGACGTCTGCCGGGAGCATGGCGTGAGCCAGCCAACCTTCTACCAATGGAAGGCCAAGTATGGCGGCATGTGTAAGCTTCCCCGAAGTTCGGCCATTCATTGCTGGAGGTGA
- the dinD gene encoding DNA damage-inducible protein D: MNKEQITGLFRRFEEACYLHEGVECWSARELQVILGYARWENFRVAVERARKSCDASGYRIPDHFREVTKMVALGSGSERAVEDVALTRYACYLIAQNGDPTKPEIAFAQTYFAVQTRKQELIEKRLLDVARVSAREKLTRSEKKLSGILFERGVDERGFAIIRSKGDQALFGGFTTGDMKRKLGVPDSRPLADFLPTLTIKAKDFATELTGHNVVDKDLQGEAPITKEHVDNNVAVRRMLAERGVKPEALSPAEDLKKVQRRLEGEEKKVVPAGKKKEK, from the coding sequence ATGAACAAGGAACAGATCACCGGACTCTTCCGCCGGTTCGAAGAGGCCTGTTATCTCCACGAAGGTGTTGAGTGCTGGAGCGCACGTGAACTTCAGGTGATCTTGGGCTATGCGCGCTGGGAGAATTTCAGGGTGGCCGTGGAGCGTGCGCGGAAGTCCTGCGATGCGAGTGGCTACCGTATCCCGGACCATTTTCGTGAGGTCACGAAAATGGTCGCGCTCGGCAGTGGTTCCGAGCGCGCCGTGGAGGATGTGGCTCTGACCAGGTACGCGTGCTACCTCATCGCCCAGAACGGGGATCCCACCAAGCCGGAGATCGCCTTCGCACAGACCTACTTCGCGGTTCAGACCCGTAAACAGGAACTGATCGAGAAGCGGTTGCTGGATGTCGCGCGGGTGTCAGCGCGTGAGAAGCTGACCCGCTCGGAGAAGAAGCTCTCCGGTATCCTCTTCGAGCGGGGTGTGGATGAGCGCGGCTTTGCCATCATTCGTTCCAAAGGTGACCAAGCGCTTTTCGGTGGCTTCACCACCGGTGACATGAAGCGGAAGCTCGGAGTTCCGGATAGCCGACCACTTGCAGACTTCCTCCCCACACTGACGATCAAGGCCAAGGACTTCGCCACCGAGCTCACCGGGCACAATGTGGTGGACAAGGATCTCCAAGGTGAAGCGCCGATCACCAAGGAGCATGTGGACAACAACGTTGCTGTGCGCAGGATGCTGGCCGAACGGGGCGTCAAACCGGAAGCGCTGTCTCCGGCCGAGGACCTGAAGAAGGTGCAACGCCGGTTGGAGGGGGAAGAGAAGAAGGTTGTACCAGCGGGAAAGAAGAAAGAGAAGTAG